From a region of the Mycobacterium intracellulare ATCC 13950 genome:
- a CDS encoding DoxX family protein translates to MTSYDTVHDVGVLILRLVLGVTLAAHGYNKFFGGGRIPGTARWFESIGMKPGKFHATVAATTEMAAGLGLAAGLLTPIPAAGFVSLMLVAAWTVHRANGFFIVKEGWEYNLVLAVSAVVVATLGAGKYSLDYLVFGKNWMDGWHGLLISVVLGLAGAIGQLVIFYRPPAKQAG, encoded by the coding sequence ATGACTTCATATGACACGGTCCATGACGTCGGAGTACTGATCCTGCGGCTGGTGTTGGGCGTGACGTTGGCCGCGCATGGCTACAACAAGTTCTTCGGCGGCGGCCGCATCCCGGGCACCGCACGGTGGTTCGAGAGCATCGGCATGAAACCCGGAAAGTTTCACGCCACGGTGGCGGCGACCACGGAAATGGCCGCTGGCCTGGGCCTGGCGGCGGGTTTGCTCACCCCCATCCCGGCCGCGGGCTTCGTCTCGCTGATGCTGGTCGCGGCCTGGACCGTGCACCGCGCCAACGGCTTCTTCATCGTCAAGGAGGGCTGGGAATACAACCTGGTGCTCGCCGTCAGCGCGGTCGTCGTGGCCACGCTGGGCGCCGGGAAGTACAGCCTGGACTACCTGGTCTTCGGGAAGAACTGGATGGACGGCTGGCACGGCCTGCTGATCTCGGTGGTGCTCGGCCTGGCCGGTGCCATCGGCCAGCTGGTCATCTTCTATCGGCCGCCGGCCAAGCAAGCCGGCTAG
- a CDS encoding flavin monoamine oxidase family protein: protein MSDVDYCVVGAGFAGLTAALRLQRAGRSVALLEARDRVGGRTFTETRPDGTWIDRGGAWIGPGQDRIYALMNEFGVPEYKQHNDGDAMMIVGGKKHRYGGTIPWTMSPWAVTNLGLALMSFERMCKTLPREAPWEATQAAAWDRISLGEWIEKHTLSKAARQMLDMALSGLYTSAGSETSLLWALLQTGSAGGPTFAISGKGGSQDARPVGGMGAIYRQIAAELGDAVHLSRPVRQVAQDADGVTVSAEGMTVRARRVIVAIPLAIATSIAYEPALPVDRAFLHQRMPSGAVVKISVVYDEPFWRADGLSGQSAAPGCPATLTIDACTDTGNPGVMCVISEGPAARRLGRLGEAERQAVIIGELVDRFGSKANDYREFHEQNWTVERYSGGGMISHAPTGVLTEFGYTLREPCGRIHWAGTESSAVMCGWVDGAIRSGERAAAEVTAADTATVAASSVD, encoded by the coding sequence ATGTCCGACGTCGATTATTGCGTGGTCGGAGCGGGATTCGCGGGCCTGACGGCCGCCTTGCGGCTCCAGCGGGCCGGCCGATCGGTGGCCTTGCTGGAGGCGCGCGACCGGGTCGGTGGGCGCACCTTCACCGAGACCCGCCCGGACGGGACGTGGATCGACCGCGGCGGCGCGTGGATCGGCCCGGGCCAGGACCGGATCTACGCGCTGATGAACGAGTTCGGCGTGCCCGAGTACAAGCAGCACAACGACGGCGACGCGATGATGATCGTCGGCGGCAAGAAGCACCGCTACGGCGGCACCATCCCCTGGACGATGAGCCCGTGGGCCGTCACCAACCTGGGCCTCGCCCTGATGTCGTTCGAGAGAATGTGCAAAACGCTCCCGCGCGAAGCCCCTTGGGAGGCAACGCAAGCCGCCGCGTGGGACCGGATCAGCCTGGGCGAGTGGATCGAGAAGCACACGCTGTCCAAGGCGGCCCGGCAAATGCTGGACATGGCCCTGTCCGGCCTGTACACCTCGGCGGGATCCGAGACGTCGTTGCTGTGGGCGCTGCTGCAGACGGGATCGGCCGGCGGCCCGACGTTCGCCATTTCCGGCAAGGGCGGCTCCCAGGACGCCCGCCCGGTCGGCGGCATGGGCGCCATCTACCGACAGATCGCCGCCGAGCTCGGTGATGCGGTGCACCTGTCGCGGCCGGTCCGGCAGGTCGCGCAGGACGCCGACGGCGTCACCGTCAGCGCGGAGGGCATGACGGTGCGGGCGCGGCGGGTGATCGTGGCGATCCCGCTGGCGATCGCCACGTCGATCGCCTACGAACCGGCCCTGCCGGTGGATCGGGCGTTTCTGCACCAGCGCATGCCGAGCGGCGCGGTCGTCAAGATCTCGGTCGTCTATGACGAGCCCTTCTGGCGGGCCGACGGGCTGTCCGGCCAGTCGGCCGCGCCGGGATGCCCGGCGACGCTGACCATCGACGCCTGCACCGACACGGGCAATCCGGGGGTCATGTGCGTCATCAGCGAGGGGCCCGCGGCGCGACGGCTCGGCAGGCTCGGCGAGGCGGAACGCCAAGCGGTCATCATCGGCGAGCTGGTCGACCGCTTCGGGAGCAAGGCGAACGATTACCGCGAATTCCACGAACAGAACTGGACGGTGGAGCGCTATTCCGGCGGCGGCATGATCAGCCACGCGCCCACCGGCGTGCTGACCGAATTCGGTTACACCCTGCGCGAACCCTGCGGCCGCATCCACTGGGCCGGCACCGAGAGCTCGGCCGTCATGTGTGGGTGGGTCGACGGCGCGATCCGCTCCGGGGAGCGCGCCGCGGCCGAGGTGACCGCGGCCGACACGGCGACCGTGGCGGCCTCGAGCGTCGACTAG
- a CDS encoding potassium/proton antiporter gives MTLQQLYVTLLVGGLVLLASIVATRAAAKVGLPSLLLFLAVGVALGNDGLGLEFNDVQLASDLGTTALAVILVEGGLTTRFADIRKLLAPAGVLATLGVGISMVITAAGAHLLLGINWQLSLLLGAIVSPTDAAAVFSVLRVLPLPRRLAGLLEAESGFNDAPAAILVLMFSTTPMTLAPGTAATGVVYELVVGVAVGLFSGVLGAFAMRRAALPASGLYPLATFALGMVAFAAAASAHASGFIAAYLSAVILANSGLPHRSATRSFAEGLGWLAQIGLFVLLGLLVSPSQLGSELIPAIVVGAVLLLLGRPLSVLISLAPFRVPWREQVFLSWAGLRGAVPIVLATFPIVEGVADSYRLLNIVFILVVVFTLIQGPGLSLLAHRIGLISREATREIQVEAAPLDVLEAELLTMTVSPPSRLHNVSVLELRLPDPAVITLIIRKGRTFVPQPHTRIQAGDELLIVTTPKTRAPTERRLRAVSRRGKLAYWFDEYGEPD, from the coding sequence ATGACCTTGCAGCAGCTGTACGTGACGCTGCTGGTCGGGGGCCTCGTGCTGCTGGCCAGCATCGTCGCCACCCGGGCGGCCGCCAAAGTGGGGTTGCCCAGCCTGCTGCTGTTCCTCGCGGTCGGCGTCGCCCTCGGCAACGACGGGCTGGGGCTGGAATTCAACGACGTCCAGCTCGCCAGCGACCTCGGCACCACGGCGCTGGCCGTCATTCTGGTCGAAGGCGGATTGACGACGCGGTTCGCCGACATCCGCAAGCTGCTGGCACCCGCGGGTGTGCTGGCCACCCTCGGGGTGGGCATCAGCATGGTGATCACCGCCGCGGGCGCGCACCTGCTGCTCGGCATCAACTGGCAGCTCTCGTTGTTGCTCGGGGCGATCGTTTCGCCCACCGATGCCGCCGCGGTGTTCTCGGTCCTGCGCGTCCTACCGCTGCCCAGGCGCCTCGCCGGTCTTCTCGAGGCCGAGTCCGGATTCAACGACGCGCCCGCCGCGATTCTCGTGCTCATGTTCAGCACGACCCCCATGACGCTGGCGCCGGGAACCGCCGCGACTGGCGTGGTGTACGAGCTGGTCGTCGGCGTCGCGGTCGGCCTGTTCAGCGGCGTGCTGGGCGCCTTCGCGATGCGACGGGCGGCGCTGCCGGCCTCCGGCCTCTATCCGTTGGCGACATTTGCGCTGGGCATGGTGGCGTTCGCCGCGGCCGCCAGCGCCCACGCCAGCGGGTTCATCGCCGCGTATCTGTCGGCGGTGATATTGGCGAACTCCGGGTTGCCCCATCGCTCGGCGACCCGGTCCTTCGCGGAGGGGCTCGGCTGGCTGGCTCAGATCGGGCTGTTCGTGCTCCTCGGCCTGTTGGTGAGCCCGAGCCAATTGGGCAGCGAACTGATCCCGGCGATCGTCGTGGGCGCGGTGTTGCTGTTGCTCGGTCGGCCGCTCTCGGTCTTGATCTCCCTGGCCCCGTTTCGGGTGCCCTGGCGCGAGCAGGTGTTCCTCTCGTGGGCCGGGTTGCGCGGCGCGGTCCCCATTGTGCTGGCGACGTTTCCCATCGTCGAAGGGGTCGCGGACAGCTACCGGCTGCTCAACATCGTGTTCATTTTGGTCGTGGTGTTCACCCTGATCCAGGGCCCCGGATTGAGCCTGCTGGCGCACAGGATCGGGCTGATCTCGCGTGAAGCCACGAGGGAGATCCAGGTGGAAGCGGCGCCGCTGGACGTGTTGGAGGCCGAACTGTTGACGATGACGGTGTCGCCACCGTCGCGGCTGCACAACGTCTCGGTGCTCGAGTTGCGGCTACCCGACCCGGCCGTCATCACGCTCATCATCCGGAAGGGCCGCACCTTCGTCCCGCAGCCCCACACCCGCATCCAGGCCGGCGATGAGCTGCTGATCGTCACGACACCCAAGACGCGCGCCCCCACCGAGCGCAGGCTCCGCGCGGTGAGTCGCCGCGGCAAACTGGCGTACTGGTTCGACGAGTACGGCGAACCGGACTGA
- a CDS encoding potassium channel family protein — MRIGIAGAGAVGRSVALELLEAGHRVLLIERNVDHYVPQTVPDAEWLLADACELASLQESGLQLCDVVIAATGDDKVNLAAALLAKAEFGVARVVARVNDLRNEWLFTEAWGIDVAVSTPRAMVAGVEGAIDVGHLVQLMGLARGQVGLSKLTLPVDNPLVGRRISDLPLPDNAALITVLRAGSVILPQPDDVLEAGDEMLFVAGSAAENQVRALIVQGAPARAARRREIPAGPVRNLPA; from the coding sequence GTGCGCATCGGGATCGCCGGCGCGGGCGCGGTCGGTCGTTCGGTCGCACTCGAGCTACTCGAGGCCGGTCACCGCGTCTTGCTGATCGAGCGCAACGTCGACCATTACGTACCGCAGACGGTGCCCGACGCGGAGTGGCTACTCGCCGACGCGTGTGAGCTGGCGTCGCTCCAAGAGTCGGGACTGCAGCTGTGCGATGTCGTCATCGCGGCAACCGGCGACGACAAGGTGAACCTCGCGGCGGCGTTGTTGGCCAAGGCCGAGTTCGGGGTCGCTCGAGTGGTGGCGCGCGTCAACGACTTGAGAAACGAGTGGCTGTTCACCGAGGCGTGGGGCATCGACGTGGCGGTCTCCACGCCCCGCGCCATGGTGGCCGGGGTCGAGGGGGCCATCGACGTCGGCCACCTCGTGCAACTGATGGGGCTCGCGCGCGGTCAGGTCGGCCTGTCGAAACTGACACTGCCGGTGGACAACCCGCTTGTCGGCCGCCGGATTAGTGACCTGCCGCTGCCGGATAACGCCGCGTTGATCACCGTGCTGCGCGCCGGCAGCGTCATCTTGCCGCAGCCCGACGACGTGCTCGAGGCCGGCGACGAAATGTTGTTCGTCGCAGGCAGTGCCGCCGAGAATCAGGTCCGCGCCCTCATCGTCCAGGGCGCCCCGGCCCGGGCGGCGCGCCGGCGTGAAATACCGGCCGGCCCGGTGAGAAACTTGCCCGCCTAG
- a CDS encoding DUF3556 domain-containing protein: MGFLKPELPQLDMAEWNKGSRSDKIRPMAKHWAEVGFGTPVALHLFYVVKILLYILGAWVFASATRGLGGFTQVASWWSEPIVFEKVVLYTMLFEVIGLGCGFGPLNNRFFPPMGSVLYWMRFGTIRLPPWPDRVPLTKGTKRKPIDVALYALFLLVTFAALFADGTGPIPELGTTIGLLPAWKVVLILLLLAVLGLRDKVIFLAARGEVYATMAVTFLFAAPDMIVGSKVVFLVIWMGAATSKLNKHFPFVISTMMSNNPLVRPRWLKRRFFEKFPDDLRPGWLSRWLAHLSTAIEMLVPLPLFFCHGGWPVTVAAVVMVCFHLGILVSIPMGVPLEWNVFMIFGVLSLFVAHTQLGLADLKHPVVVAILFVVIAGIVLLGNMFPRKISFLPGMRYYAGNWDTTLWCIKPSANDKIGRGIVAIASMPQAQLERFYGSPEAAQIPLYMGYAFRGFNTHGRALFTLAHRAMAGQNEDDYVLTDGERICSTAIGWNFGDGHMHNEQLISALQERCHFEPGEVRVVLLDAQPIHKQTQAYRLVDAATGEFERGIVRVADMVTRQPWADDVPVEVVSG, translated from the coding sequence ATGGGATTTCTGAAGCCCGAGCTACCGCAGCTCGACATGGCCGAATGGAACAAGGGCAGCCGCAGCGACAAGATCCGCCCGATGGCCAAGCACTGGGCCGAGGTCGGCTTCGGCACACCGGTCGCGCTGCACCTGTTCTACGTCGTCAAAATCCTGCTCTACATCCTCGGCGCGTGGGTGTTCGCCTCGGCCACCCGCGGCCTCGGCGGGTTCACACAGGTCGCGTCGTGGTGGTCGGAGCCGATCGTGTTCGAGAAGGTCGTGCTCTACACGATGCTGTTCGAGGTGATCGGATTGGGCTGTGGCTTCGGCCCGCTGAACAACCGGTTCTTCCCCCCGATGGGTTCGGTCCTGTACTGGATGCGCTTCGGCACCATCCGGCTGCCACCCTGGCCGGACCGCGTGCCACTGACCAAGGGCACCAAGCGCAAACCGATCGACGTGGCCCTGTATGCGCTGTTCCTTCTGGTGACGTTCGCGGCGCTGTTCGCCGACGGCACCGGGCCGATCCCCGAACTGGGCACGACCATCGGGCTGTTGCCCGCATGGAAGGTCGTGCTGATCCTGCTGCTGCTCGCGGTGCTCGGCCTGCGCGACAAGGTGATCTTCCTGGCCGCGCGTGGCGAGGTCTACGCGACGATGGCGGTGACGTTCCTGTTCGCCGCGCCCGACATGATCGTCGGGTCCAAGGTGGTGTTCCTGGTGATCTGGATGGGCGCCGCGACATCCAAACTCAACAAACACTTTCCGTTCGTGATCTCCACGATGATGTCGAACAATCCGCTGGTGCGGCCCCGCTGGCTGAAAAGGCGCTTCTTCGAGAAGTTCCCGGACGACCTGCGGCCGGGGTGGCTGTCGCGGTGGCTGGCGCACCTGAGCACCGCCATCGAGATGCTGGTGCCGCTGCCGCTGTTCTTCTGTCACGGCGGCTGGCCCGTCACGGTGGCCGCGGTGGTCATGGTGTGCTTCCACCTCGGCATCCTGGTCTCGATCCCGATGGGCGTGCCGCTGGAGTGGAACGTCTTCATGATCTTCGGGGTGCTGTCGCTGTTCGTCGCCCACACCCAGCTCGGTCTCGCGGATCTCAAGCACCCGGTGGTGGTGGCGATCCTGTTTGTCGTGATCGCGGGAATCGTTCTGCTGGGCAACATGTTTCCGCGCAAGATCTCGTTTCTGCCCGGGATGCGGTACTACGCGGGCAACTGGGACACCACGCTGTGGTGCATCAAGCCGTCCGCCAACGACAAGATCGGCAGGGGCATCGTGGCGATCGCCAGCATGCCGCAGGCCCAGCTGGAACGGTTCTATGGCAGCCCGGAGGCGGCGCAGATTCCGCTCTACATGGGATACGCGTTCCGCGGCTTCAACACTCACGGCCGGGCGCTGTTCACGCTGGCGCACCGCGCCATGGCCGGCCAGAACGAGGACGACTACGTCCTCACCGACGGCGAGCGGATCTGCAGCACCGCGATCGGCTGGAACTTCGGCGACGGCCACATGCACAACGAGCAGCTGATCAGCGCGCTGCAGGAGCGCTGCCACTTCGAACCGGGCGAGGTCCGCGTGGTTCTGCTTGACGCGCAACCGATTCACAAGCAAACGCAGGCGTATCGGTTGGTCGACGCCGCGACCGGTGAGTTCGAGCGCGGCATCGTCCGGGTCGCCGACATGGTCACCCGCCAGCCCTGGGCCGACGACGTTCCCGTCGAGGTGGTGTCGGGGTAG
- the metE gene encoding 5-methyltetrahydropteroyltriglutamate--homocysteine S-methyltransferase yields the protein MTTQPFTATVTGSPRIGPKRELKRATEGYWAGRTSRSELESVAATLRRDTWAGLAAAGLDSVPVNTFSYYDQMLDTAVMLDALPARATQVSDDLDRYFAAARGNSDVAPLEMTKWFDTNYHYIVPEIAPTTKFALNPDKVLSELKEALAQGIPARPVVIGPITFLLLSKGVDGAGAPIERLEELVPIYSELLSLLADNGAQWVQLDEPALVTDASPDAPALAEAVYNKLGAVSNRPSIYVATYFGDPGAALAGLARTPVEAIGVDLVYGPDTAIAAVPELADKVLVAGVVDGRNIWRTDLQAALDKLASLLGSAAAVAVSTSCSTLHVPYSLEPETGLDEALRSWLAFGQEKVGEVVALARALREGREAVAEEIAASNAAVASRKSDPRLHNDRIRARIESIVASGTHRGDAARRRASQDERLQLPPLPTTTIGSFPQTVQIRKARAALVAGEIDAAEYEKRMKQEIADVIKLQENLGIDVLVHGEPERNDMVQYFAEQLEGFFATKNGWVQSYGSRCVRPPILYGDVIRQHPMTVEWAKYAQSLTDKPVKGMLTGPVTILAWSFVRDDQPLADTANQVALAIRDETVDLQSAGIAVIQVDEPALRELLPLRRADQDDYLRWAVGAFRLATSGVADSTQIHTHLCYSEFGDVIGAIADLDADVTSIEAARSHMEVLDDLNAIGFSNSVGPGVYDIHSPRVPSTEEMAESLRAALRAVPAERLWVNPDCGLKTRNSDEVTASLKNMVAAAQEVRAGV from the coding sequence GTGACCACTCAACCATTCACCGCCACGGTTACCGGCTCGCCGCGCATCGGCCCGAAACGCGAACTCAAGCGCGCCACCGAGGGCTACTGGGCCGGCCGCACCAGCAGATCGGAACTGGAATCCGTCGCCGCGACACTGCGCCGCGACACCTGGGCGGGCCTGGCGGCCGCGGGCCTCGACTCGGTGCCCGTGAACACCTTCTCCTACTACGACCAGATGCTGGACACCGCGGTGATGCTCGACGCGCTGCCGGCCCGTGCCACGCAGGTCTCCGACGACCTCGACCGCTACTTCGCTGCCGCGCGCGGCAATTCCGACGTCGCGCCGCTGGAGATGACCAAGTGGTTCGACACCAACTACCACTACATCGTTCCCGAGATCGCCCCCACCACGAAGTTCGCGCTGAACCCCGACAAGGTGCTCTCGGAGCTGAAAGAGGCACTGGCACAGGGCATTCCCGCGCGGCCGGTCGTCATCGGGCCGATCACCTTCCTGCTGCTCAGCAAGGGCGTCGACGGCGCGGGCGCACCCATCGAACGACTCGAGGAACTGGTGCCGATCTATTCCGAGCTGCTGTCGCTGCTCGCCGACAACGGCGCGCAGTGGGTGCAGCTCGACGAGCCGGCGCTGGTGACCGACGCCTCCCCCGACGCGCCCGCGTTGGCCGAGGCCGTCTACAACAAGCTCGGCGCGGTGAGCAACCGGCCGTCGATCTACGTCGCCACCTACTTCGGTGACCCCGGCGCGGCGTTAGCCGGTCTGGCCCGCACGCCCGTCGAGGCCATCGGCGTCGACCTGGTCTACGGTCCCGACACGGCCATCGCCGCGGTCCCCGAACTAGCCGACAAGGTACTGGTGGCCGGCGTCGTCGACGGACGCAACATCTGGCGCACCGACCTGCAGGCGGCGCTGGACAAGCTGGCGAGCCTGCTGGGTTCGGCTGCCGCGGTTGCCGTCTCGACATCCTGCTCGACGCTGCACGTCCCGTATTCGTTGGAGCCGGAGACCGGACTCGACGAGGCGCTGCGCAGCTGGCTGGCCTTCGGACAGGAGAAGGTCGGCGAGGTGGTGGCGCTCGCTCGCGCGCTGCGCGAGGGGCGCGAGGCGGTCGCCGAGGAGATCGCGGCATCGAACGCCGCGGTGGCCTCCCGCAAGAGCGATCCGCGCCTGCACAACGACCGCATCCGTGCCCGCATCGAATCGATCGTGGCCTCCGGCACACACCGCGGTGACGCGGCGAGGCGCCGGGCCAGCCAGGACGAGCGGCTGCAGCTGCCGCCGCTGCCGACGACGACGATCGGGTCGTTTCCGCAGACCGTTCAGATCCGCAAGGCCCGCGCCGCGCTGGTCGCCGGCGAGATCGACGCGGCCGAGTACGAAAAGCGGATGAAGCAGGAGATCGCCGACGTCATCAAGCTGCAGGAGAACCTCGGGATCGACGTGCTGGTGCACGGCGAGCCCGAGCGCAACGACATGGTGCAGTACTTCGCCGAGCAGCTGGAGGGCTTTTTCGCCACCAAGAACGGCTGGGTGCAGTCCTACGGCAGCCGCTGCGTGCGTCCGCCGATCCTCTACGGCGACGTGATCCGCCAGCACCCGATGACGGTGGAGTGGGCCAAGTACGCGCAGTCGCTGACCGACAAGCCGGTGAAGGGCATGCTGACCGGTCCGGTGACGATCCTGGCGTGGTCGTTCGTGCGCGACGACCAGCCGCTGGCCGACACCGCCAACCAGGTGGCGCTCGCGATTCGCGACGAGACCGTGGACCTGCAGTCCGCCGGTATCGCGGTGATCCAGGTCGACGAGCCGGCGCTGCGTGAGCTGCTGCCGCTGCGTCGCGCCGACCAGGACGACTACTTGCGTTGGGCCGTAGGGGCTTTCCGGCTGGCCACGTCGGGTGTCGCGGACTCCACGCAGATCCACACCCACCTGTGCTACTCGGAATTCGGCGATGTGATCGGCGCGATCGCCGATCTGGATGCCGACGTGACGTCGATCGAGGCGGCACGCTCACACATGGAGGTGCTCGACGACCTCAACGCGATCGGCTTCTCCAACAGCGTCGGACCGGGCGTCTACGACATCCACTCGCCCCGGGTGCCGAGCACCGAGGAGATGGCAGAGTCGCTGCGCGCGGCGCTGCGAGCCGTTCCGGCCGAACGGCTTTGGGTCAACCCCGACTGCGGACTGAAGACCCGCAACTCCGACGAGGTGACCGCGTCGCTGAAGAACATGGTCGCCGCCGCGCAGGAAGTGCGCGCGGGGGTCTGA
- a CDS encoding SDR family oxidoreductase: MARIALIGGHGKVALQLARILTERGDDVSSVFRNPDHAGDVAATGAEPVTADIERLDTDALAGLLAGHDAVVFSAGAGGGNPARTYAVDRDAAIRVIDAAAQAGVTRFVMVSYFGAGPDHGVPQDDPFFAYAEAKAAADAHLRASDLDWTVLGPGRLTLEPATGRIALGEGKGSVSRADVAHVAAAALADDSTIGRTIEFNNGDVPIAQALAR; this comes from the coding sequence ATGGCTCGCATCGCCCTCATCGGCGGCCACGGCAAGGTCGCCCTGCAACTGGCCCGGATCCTGACCGAACGCGGCGACGACGTGAGCTCGGTCTTCCGCAACCCGGACCACGCCGGCGATGTCGCCGCCACCGGCGCCGAACCGGTGACGGCCGACATCGAGCGGCTCGACACCGACGCCCTGGCCGGCCTGCTGGCCGGGCATGACGCGGTCGTGTTCTCCGCCGGGGCCGGCGGCGGGAACCCGGCACGGACCTATGCCGTCGACCGCGACGCGGCCATCCGGGTGATCGATGCCGCGGCCCAGGCGGGCGTCACGCGGTTCGTGATGGTGTCCTACTTCGGCGCGGGCCCGGATCATGGTGTGCCGCAAGACGACCCGTTCTTCGCCTACGCGGAGGCCAAGGCGGCCGCGGACGCCCACCTGCGCGCCAGCGACTTGGACTGGACGGTGCTGGGCCCGGGTCGGCTCACCCTCGAGCCGGCGACCGGGCGCATCGCGCTGGGCGAGGGCAAGGGCTCGGTTTCGCGCGCCGACGTCGCGCACGTCGCCGCCGCCGCGCTGGCGGACGACTCCACGATCGGCCGCACCATCGAGTTCAACAACGGCGACGTCCCGATCGCCCAGGCACTGGCTCGCTGA
- a CDS encoding SDR family oxidoreductase, whose translation MTIVDRLRYDGKRALVVGGATGMGAAAAKSAAELGAEVIVMDYAPVDYKVAQSVQVDLRDPASIDSALEQVDGPIHAVFSAAGVADGTIDLMKINFIGHRHLIDRLLEKDQLPNGSAICFISSVAGMGWENDLDLMLEFLATPDFAAAEAWCQAHEAEGINHYGTSKKVINTYVATQGYPLAKKGIRINAICPGPTDTPLAQANADLWLSFAQDYRDETGSKVHTPEQMGDVMAFLNSEAACGVSGITLLVDSGHTMASMTGAYAPGKPIIDIIMGKVKL comes from the coding sequence ATGACCATTGTCGATCGGTTGCGCTACGACGGCAAGCGCGCTCTGGTGGTCGGCGGCGCGACTGGCATGGGCGCCGCCGCGGCCAAGTCAGCGGCCGAACTGGGGGCCGAAGTGATCGTGATGGACTACGCGCCGGTGGACTACAAGGTCGCCCAGTCCGTCCAGGTGGACCTGCGCGACCCCGCGTCCATCGATTCCGCCCTCGAGCAGGTCGACGGCCCCATCCACGCGGTGTTCTCCGCCGCCGGCGTCGCCGACGGAACGATCGACCTGATGAAGATCAACTTCATCGGCCACCGCCACCTGATCGACCGCCTGCTGGAAAAGGACCAACTGCCCAACGGCTCGGCCATCTGCTTCATCTCCTCGGTCGCGGGCATGGGCTGGGAGAACGACCTGGACCTGATGCTGGAATTTTTGGCCACCCCGGACTTCGCGGCGGCGGAGGCGTGGTGCCAGGCGCACGAGGCCGAAGGGATCAACCACTACGGCACCAGCAAAAAGGTGATCAACACCTACGTGGCGACCCAGGGCTACCCGTTGGCGAAGAAGGGCATTCGCATCAACGCGATCTGCCCCGGCCCGACCGACACCCCGCTGGCCCAGGCCAACGCCGACCTGTGGCTGTCCTTCGCCCAGGACTACCGCGACGAGACCGGCTCCAAGGTGCACACGCCCGAGCAGATGGGCGACGTGATGGCCTTCCTCAACAGCGAGGCGGCCTGCGGCGTCAGCGGGATCACCCTGCTGGTGGACTCGGGCCACACCATGGCCTCGATGACCGGTGCCTACGCGCCGGGCAAGCCGATCATCGACATCATCATGGGCAAGGTGAAGCTCTAA